In Ipomoea triloba cultivar NCNSP0323 chromosome 7, ASM357664v1, a single genomic region encodes these proteins:
- the LOC116024762 gene encoding uncharacterized protein LOC116024762 isoform X2, with the protein MLGISYGELFLLLGATAALIGPKDLPILARTAGRLSGRAIGYVQMARGQFESVMQQTQARQVHKELQDTIAQLEAIKHEIRTISFMNPGPLTTRLVDNINNIPAAGAVETGPEKADNEEGTTVAITPKDQDPKASTSSDMHSQATAYAKLAEITSANVGSVNSEALNELIDESGNLVLPVSAKSAGLLPDHKAEVKGSDIVLEAILEADVAQNAKKFFVQSQNQIKYE; encoded by the exons ATGCTAGGGATTTCATACGGAGAGTTGTTTCTCTTGCTCGGAGCTACCGCCGCTTTAATTG GACCTAAGGACCTTCCAATCCTAGCCAGAACGGCCGGAAGGTTATCTGGCCGTGCTATTGGCTATGTTCAAATGGCGCGCGGTCAATTCGAGAGTGTCATGCAGCAAACTCAAGCTCGACAG GTACATAAAGAACTTCAAGATACAATTGCTCAATTAGAAGCCATAAAACATGAAATCCGGACTATTTCTTTCATGAATCCTGGTCCATTAACCACAAGACTTGTAGACAACATCAACAATATACCTGCAGCTGGAGCTG TGGAAACTGGACCTGAAAAAGCTGATAATGAGGAGGGCACAACAGTGGCCATTACACCCAAG GATCAAGACCCAAAGGCCTCAACATCTTCTGATATGCACAGCCAAGCAACTGCTTATGCAAAATTGGCAGAAATCACATCAGCAAATGTTGGGTCTGTAAATAGCGAAGCTCTCAATGAGCTTATTGATGAATCTGGTAACCTTGTACTTCCAGTCTCTGCTAAAAGTGCAGGGTTGTTGCCTGATCACAAAG CTGAAGTGAAGGGATCTGACATTGTATTAGAAGCTATTCTAGAGGCAGATGTGGCACAAAATGCAAAGAAGTTTTTCGTACAGTCCcaaaaccaaattaaatatgaatga
- the LOC116024762 gene encoding uncharacterized protein LOC116024762 isoform X1, with protein sequence MLGISYGELFLLLGATAALIGPKDLPILARTAGRLSGRAIGYVQMARGQFESVMQQTQARQVHKELQDTIAQLEAIKHEIRTISFMNPGPLTTRLVDNINNIPAAGADIVETGPEKADNEEGTTVAITPKDQDPKASTSSDMHSQATAYAKLAEITSANVGSVNSEALNELIDESGNLVLPVSAKSAGLLPDHKAEVKGSDIVLEAILEADVAQNAKKFFVQSQNQIKYE encoded by the exons ATGCTAGGGATTTCATACGGAGAGTTGTTTCTCTTGCTCGGAGCTACCGCCGCTTTAATTG GACCTAAGGACCTTCCAATCCTAGCCAGAACGGCCGGAAGGTTATCTGGCCGTGCTATTGGCTATGTTCAAATGGCGCGCGGTCAATTCGAGAGTGTCATGCAGCAAACTCAAGCTCGACAG GTACATAAAGAACTTCAAGATACAATTGCTCAATTAGAAGCCATAAAACATGAAATCCGGACTATTTCTTTCATGAATCCTGGTCCATTAACCACAAGACTTGTAGACAACATCAACAATATACCTGCAGCTGGAGCTG atATAGTGGAAACTGGACCTGAAAAAGCTGATAATGAGGAGGGCACAACAGTGGCCATTACACCCAAG GATCAAGACCCAAAGGCCTCAACATCTTCTGATATGCACAGCCAAGCAACTGCTTATGCAAAATTGGCAGAAATCACATCAGCAAATGTTGGGTCTGTAAATAGCGAAGCTCTCAATGAGCTTATTGATGAATCTGGTAACCTTGTACTTCCAGTCTCTGCTAAAAGTGCAGGGTTGTTGCCTGATCACAAAG CTGAAGTGAAGGGATCTGACATTGTATTAGAAGCTATTCTAGAGGCAGATGTGGCACAAAATGCAAAGAAGTTTTTCGTACAGTCCcaaaaccaaattaaatatgaatga